The segment GTACGGGTGCGAACTCCGGTACCGAAATGACGGAGCCGCTGTACGAAGGACGCGGCCCGGGTGGCATTGCCATCATGGTGCAGTGCTTGACCGACAACAAGGTCCGCACGGTTGCCGAAATCCGCAACATCTTCAACAAGAACAACGGTTCCATGGGTGAATCTGGTTCTGTGTCTTGGGCTTTCACCTACAAGGGCGTGATTGTCGTCGATGCCGAAAAGTATCCCGAAGACCAGGTGATGGACCTCGTGCTCGAAGCCGGTGCCGAAGACATGACGACCGAAGACGGCGTGCATGAAATCTCCACGAGCCCCGAAGCTTTCGACGCTGTGTCCAAGGCTCTCGAAGCTGCCAACATCGAAATGATGAGCGCTGAAATCACCTACGTCGCTAACGACCCGGTGAAGCTCGGTCATGACGATGCACAGAAGCTCCTCAAGCTCATCGACAAGTTCGAAGACCACGACGACGTCCAGGACGTGTACCACAACGCCGAAATCGACGAAGCGGACATGGACGCGGAATAGCGACGAGGTCGTGCCTACGGCACTCTGAGCTATGGAGTCGCTCCCCTTGCAGGGTCGCTGTGAGGTTATGTTATATTGAGTCATCCCCGCCTTGTGCGGGGATTTCTTTTTTTACGCAAAAGTATGTATATTCTTAAAAAGAGGTTGGTATGAATATTCGTAGATTTTTTCGTTTGGGTTGCTTGTCTGTTGCGAGCTTTTTCTGGGCTAGTTGCGGCAGTGATACGGATTCTTCGACGGGTGCGGATTCCGGTATTAATCCTGGGAGTTCTTCGGCGGATATTCTACCGAATTCGTCGGAATCGGTTGAATCGAGTTCTGTGGCGGCTGAAAGTTCATCCAGCCAAATTGGCAGTTCGAGTTCTGCGGGTTATATATTGGCGAGAGACCCTTCAATTAGTTGCAAGATGACACATTACGGCGTTCGTGTTTGTTATAATTCTTGTTATGATGCTATACGTGATTTAGAAAAGGATGATTTGATTTCTGAAAAGCAACTGGCATTTATAGAAGACGAACTAGAATCATGTCATGCTTTGGAGAATACTACGAGTGTAGTTTACGGTACGCCTGAGCCGTCTTGCAAAATTCCAGTTTATGAAAAATTTGAATGTGAATGTTCCAATGATAGTATTTATGTAGGGTGCCGTTTAGATTCTAATCAAATAGATGTTGATGGAGTTGGGGCGTGGGCTTATGGAATAGACGAATATCGTGCTGATCAAAGTTCAAGCTCGTCTGAAAAAATGACGAAGAATTGTCCGCATGAGGATTTTCTTCCATTTACGGGTATTCTAGAGGAAGTTCAAAAAGAACTGTACGAAAAAATTGTGCAGAAACTCGAGAATGATTCAACTTTGTCTGAATCTGGACGGCAGTATTTGGATAGTCTTTTGAATCACGAAAAGAAAACTTTGCGGGAATCTCCGAATAGAATCAGTGGTTCTTCTGTTTCTCCCTATCCATCTGATAATTTGTTTGAATCTAGTTATTATTTTAAAATAGACTCCAAAAATTGGTTTAGCGGCTATATCGCCAAAACCAAGACCTGCGAAGACGGTTCGCCTGTAATAACGGAACGATATCGGCAAAAATACGATGATATTCTTCAGGAATGCCTTGATTTAATCAATAAGAAATTGGAAGAAATCGAACTCGAAGAATGACAATTCCGGTCTATCCCGCCGTTTTATTGATGTACAAATTATTTTTACAAATGGGCCTATTCCGTGGAATGGGTTCATTTTTTATATTTGTAATCAGATAGGTGTATACATTCATGAAGGCATTTCTTGTTGTTTCGGTGCTGGCTCTTCTTATAGTCGGCTGTGCCTTTAATAAGGGCGTGCAGGGACAGGCTCGTTCCATCACCGCTCTCGATGCCGAAAATTTCAGGATTATTGAAAAACGCCAGGCATTAGGTGCCTCAATCGCTTCACAAGATAGGGTTGCGTGGGTAGCTTCCGATTCTGTCGTCTCTAACATTAACCCTTCGGCGCTCGATAAAATCGAAGGCTATGTGGCGCAGGGCGATACCCAGGACGGCTATGCCGTTTTCTATGGCTATCAGGATGACCGCTATATTCAGGTGGCGCGTGTTGATTTCAAGGATGGACGCTTGACGAAGGATTTTGTTGAAAAGGCGATAGATGACGAGCGGTTGCTTGGCCTCGTGACAGCGAACAATTCTGCAAATCGTCGTTTCAATCTTTATACAGATAAACTAAACATCATCTACAACTCGTACATCATGGAAAACGACAGCGGGTACACGGTTTACTTCATTCCCGGTTCCACGAACGACTACCTCGTGTTCGGCGGATGTTTTAGGCTTTCCTCAAGCGATTCGCAGGAATGGACTATCGAGAAATTGCACAATGGTCCTGTGGCGATAAAGTTCGAAAAAGTCAAGCAGAGCAACATGCTCATGCGCACGTCGTCGAACGACAAACTCCCTTCCGAAACAGATTACGCCCAGTTCCACATTACAAAGCAATGGGCTCCGGTTCAGTATATACAAACGAGTTCGTACGTGTTCTTGCTCAAGTACGACAAGGTAACCGGTTTTACAAATACGATGATGGTGAAATAGTTAGCGGCCGAGAGTTTCCCGGTAGCTGTGTACGGCGGCCTTGTAGTTTGTGACCGCCTTGGCAACGCGTTCGGCCAGGTCTTGTTGACCCTTGGCCGTCATCATGTAGGCTTCGTCTTCGAGGTTGCTGATGAATCCCAGTTCGATGAGCACGGCGGGCATCATCGCGCCGACGAGGACCATGAATCCTGCACCGCCCACGCCGTTCGCCTGCTTGACAATCTTTCCGCCATCAAAACTCTTCAGCAACTCTTCAGTGAACATGTAACTGTTCTGCTTGTACTTCTCTAGGCGGGCTTCGAGCTTGAACCATTCGAGGGGGGAGAGTTCTTCTTTAGCGTTCTTCTCGCCATAGAGCGTGGCCACCTTGTTTTCGCGACGGGCAATGGCTTTGTCTTCTTCGCTTTCCGGGGCGCGGAGCACGTAGAAGTGGTAGCCGTGGATGATCTTCTTGCGTTCGGCGTTTGCATCGATGGCGTTGCAGTGCAGGCTCACGAACAGGTCGCCGTCCCACTTGTTGGCGAGGTTCGCGCGTTCGCCGAGTTCAATGAACACGTCTTTTTCGCGGGTGAGCTTGACGTTGAAGCCTTCTTTTTCCAGTTCGTCGCGCAACAGTTTGGCAACGGCGAGGACGATGTCTTTTTCGTTGGCCTTCTTGCCCTGCGCGCCAGGGTCCTTGCCTCCGTGTCCGGGATCGATGACGATGGTGCGGACTTCACGTGTGCCGGCAGTCTCGTTCTTGGACTTGGCGACGTTTTGCACGTTTTTTTCGGGAGCCTTGGTTTCGGGAGCTTTGGCTTCGGCCTTGGCCTGCTGCTTTCCGAGAATCTTCGCAATGTCTGCCGCGACAATTAGGATGTGCCCGTTCTCCATGACGGGGGCCTTGGAAAGCTCAATGGACTTGCCCTTGTACGTGGCGAAGGGCATGTCTATGGCGAAGCGTACAGTGTCTTTCGCCTTTTCGAGGATGAATGTTTTTTGGACGGGGAACCAGTGGAACGAGAGGCCGTGGTCCTTTGCCGCCGTCTCGGCGTCGACACGCCCGCTAGTGTCTGCTAGCGCGAATGTCCAGCAGACCATCAGCAACAAAGCCAAAATTAGCGACGGGCTTTTGCAATGCGCGCGATTTCCATCTTGGCGTCGCGATTGATGATATCCTGTCGCTTGTCGCGTTGATCCTTGCCTCGGCATATTCCTACTTCAAGTTTTGCAATTCGATTTTTAAAATACATTTTGAGCGGAACGATGGTGCAGCCCTTCTGTTCCTTTGCCTTGCGCATTTTCTGTATTTCGTGGACGTGCGCGAGCAGTTTGCGGCGGCGGGCGGGGAAATGGTTGAACCGGTTCGCGAATAGGTATTCGTCGATATGTGCCCCGACGAGCCAGAGTTCGTTCTTGTCTTCGGTGATGTCGACCCAGGCTTCACCCAGGGTACACTTGCCATCGCGGATGGACTTGATTTCAGAGCCAATGAGCATAATACCCACTTCAAACGTCTCGTCGACGAAATAGAGGTGGTTCGCCTTGCGGTTCTGGATTACGGGAGTTTTCGATTCTTTGCTAGCCATCGGTGTGCGTGGTCGCCTCTTCGGGAATGGCGTCCGGAACGACATCGTTCAAGAGCTTGGTAAGTTCGCGGCTGGCTTCGAAGACGGGCTTGATGCCGGCGTCGACTTTCACGGATTCGCCGGTACGCGGGTTCCTGGCTAGGCGTTCCTTGCGTTCCTTGATTTTGAAGCGGCCAAAGCCCCGGATTTCAATATTGTTCCCGCTGGACATGGCCTTGATGATGGAGTCCAGGAAACATTCGACAATAGCCTTGGTATCGACCTGGGTGAGGCCGGTACGTGCCGAGATATCTTCGACGATATCCTTTTTCGTAATGTTACCCTTGACTGCTGCCATTAACGTAACTCCGTAAAAATCAAGAACTTACTTGTATATATTTATAAAAATTTTGGATAAAAGTCAAACTTTAGATGACCATCCGGAGCGTTTTTTTTGCTTATGGGGGACTGCCTTGTCCAGTTCGGTGGCCAAATCGCGGCATCCGTCGCCATTTAGGGCCGAAGTGACGATGAATTTTTCCTTGTGGGCCTTGAATTTCTTGATGGCGGCGTCTATCCCGAGGTCGCTCTTGTTCAGGGCGATGACATACGGTTTCTGAGCCAGCTTGGGGTGGAATGCCTTGAGCTCGTCCTTGAGGACGGTGAACTGCTCGTAGGCGTTCTCGGCGAAGCCGTCGATGACAAAGAGCAGGGTGTGCGTGCGTTCGATGTGCTTGAGGAACTGGTGGCCGAGGCCCTTGCCTTCGCTGGCGCCTTCGAGGAGTCCCGGAATGTCTGCCACCACGAAACTGTGGCCGTTCATCTGCACGATGCCGAGGACGGGCTCAAGCGTGGTGAAGGGATAGTCGCCGACTTTCGGGCGACCGCTAGAAATCTTGTTCACGAGGCTCGACTTGCCTGCGTTCGGGAAACCCACGAGGCCCACGTCGGCCATGAGCTTGAGTTCCAGGAAAAGCTCGCGACGTTCGCCCTTCTCGCCGGGAGTACACTTGCGAGGCGCCTGCACCTTGGGAGTGGCGAAATGCTGGTTGCCCATGCCACCCTTGCCGCCGCGTGCAGCAATCCACTTCTGGCCTGCTTCGGTGAGGTCGGCAAGGATGCGACCGTCGGCGTCCTTCACGATGGTGCCACGCGGAACATCCACGATGAGGTCGTCGGCCGATGCCCCTGTGCAGCGCTTCGCGCCGCCGGGCTGGCCGTTGCCTGCCTTGTAAAGGCGTGCGTTGCCCATATCGAGCAGCGTGGAGTATTGCTCGTTGACTCGCAGAATCACGTGACCGCCACGCCCGCCGTCGCCCCCGTCGGGGCCGCCCAGGGGCACGAACTTTTCGCGGTGGAAACTGCAGATGCCGTCACCGCCTTTGCCGGAGCGTACTTCGATGGATTTTTCGTCTAGGAACATGGCACAAATGTAGAAAAAAGATGGTTCGAAGCGGTGTTTTACTCTTTTTATGATGAATTTAAGTTGTTCTTATATCTGTAAAACGACTTGAAATTGCAGAAAAACTGCAAAATATGCAAAAATAATTCCTAATATTTTGCCATTTTACTCGTTTTTATTATATATTAGGAATGGAATCTGTTAAAATATGCAAAAATAATTCCTAGATGGAGGGCGAAATGTATAAAAGGCAGGCCTATCTAGACAAATTGGTCCATTCTATCGGGAATGGGTTTATCAAGGTGATTACCGGAATTCGTCGTTCCGGCAAGTCCTTTCTGTTGAACACCCTTTTTTACGATTACCTGAAATACAATGTGACGGATGCAGAACATATAATCCGGTTCGCATTCGATTCTGCCGAGGACCTCGAACGAATCGGGGAGAATCCGATTGAATTGCAGTTGAAGAAAAGAAAGGTGGATCCTGCAAAGTTTATGGATTACCTAAAAACTAAAGTTAAGGCGGGTGAACGATATTTTTTGTTGTTTGACGAAATTCAGG is part of the uncultured Fibrobacter sp. genome and harbors:
- a CDS encoding YebC/PmpR family DNA-binding transcriptional regulator, translated to MSGHSKWATTKRKKAKTDVARAKAWNKLIKEISIAAKLGGGNPDANPRLRAAILKSKSQSLPTKNIESAIAKGTGANSGTEMTEPLYEGRGPGGIAIMVQCLTDNKVRTVAEIRNIFNKNNGSMGESGSVSWAFTYKGVIVVDAEKYPEDQVMDLVLEAGAEDMTTEDGVHEISTSPEAFDAVSKALEAANIEMMSAEITYVANDPVKLGHDDAQKLLKLIDKFEDHDDVQDVYHNAEIDEADMDAE
- the smpB gene encoding SsrA-binding protein SmpB, with product MASKESKTPVIQNRKANHLYFVDETFEVGIMLIGSEIKSIRDGKCTLGEAWVDITEDKNELWLVGAHIDEYLFANRFNHFPARRRKLLAHVHEIQKMRKAKEQKGCTIVPLKMYFKNRIAKLEVGICRGKDQRDKRQDIINRDAKMEIARIAKARR
- a CDS encoding N-acetylmuramoyl-L-alanine amidase, which encodes MVCWTFALADTSGRVDAETAAKDHGLSFHWFPVQKTFILEKAKDTVRFAIDMPFATYKGKSIELSKAPVMENGHILIVAADIAKILGKQQAKAEAKAPETKAPEKNVQNVAKSKNETAGTREVRTIVIDPGHGGKDPGAQGKKANEKDIVLAVAKLLRDELEKEGFNVKLTREKDVFIELGERANLANKWDGDLFVSLHCNAIDANAERKKIIHGYHFYVLRAPESEEDKAIARRENKVATLYGEKNAKEELSPLEWFKLEARLEKYKQNSYMFTEELLKSFDGGKIVKQANGVGGAGFMVLVGAMMPAVLIELGFISNLEDEAYMMTAKGQQDLAERVAKAVTNYKAAVHSYRETLGR
- the obgE gene encoding GTPase ObgE, with the translated sequence MFLDEKSIEVRSGKGGDGICSFHREKFVPLGGPDGGDGGRGGHVILRVNEQYSTLLDMGNARLYKAGNGQPGGAKRCTGASADDLIVDVPRGTIVKDADGRILADLTEAGQKWIAARGGKGGMGNQHFATPKVQAPRKCTPGEKGERRELFLELKLMADVGLVGFPNAGKSSLVNKISSGRPKVGDYPFTTLEPVLGIVQMNGHSFVVADIPGLLEGASEGKGLGHQFLKHIERTHTLLFVIDGFAENAYEQFTVLKDELKAFHPKLAQKPYVIALNKSDLGIDAAIKKFKAHKEKFIVTSALNGDGCRDLATELDKAVPHKQKKRSGWSSKV
- a CDS encoding HU family DNA-binding protein: MAAVKGNITKKDIVEDISARTGLTQVDTKAIVECFLDSIIKAMSSGNNIEIRGFGRFKIKERKERLARNPRTGESVKVDAGIKPVFEASRELTKLLNDVVPDAIPEEATTHTDG